One part of the archaeon CG10_big_fil_rev_8_21_14_0_10_43_11 genome encodes these proteins:
- the glyS gene encoding glycine--tRNA ligase, translating into MGMVSKLLTSKRTLCTCKTTLASFEIMCFQKASLKTCLRINAFLRKTFLYIPVLSISLMTPDIISYAVKNGFIWGPEPEIYGGSAGFYTFGPLGKLLKNNAENALRSVFIKNNFWEVECPSVMPKRVWEASGHVGGFTDPLIKDVDGNVYRADKIIQDWAEKNGKDYDTLGINEKDFDQLRRVISKNKIKAPNSKTLVPEVTAHDLMMKTVLGYDTEAYNRPETATTTYLPFNRYYDFFRKKVPFGVFQIGKAFRNEISPRQNVLRGREFTQAEAQLFITPEFENKFESFTEVSKKELPLWDWKAQKSKKSVILRTVGNAIEKKIVKKQAYAWCLYVAYCALEEMGFPKEKIRFRQHFPDEMAHYADDAWDLEVKTNTFGWVEVCGVHDRTDYDLKRHAEFSGQKMLTEDKRVPHILEIAFGPDRLTFCLIDLFVREEKERTVFKIPQKMAPIKAAVFPLVKKDGLPNLAKKVYETLLDEGIIASFDMTGSIGRMYRRMDEKGTPYCITIDFDSLKQKTVTVRDRDSMKQRRITIDELAQSIKELVLGKKKFSHVGSAVT; encoded by the coding sequence ATGGGTATGGTGAGCAAATTGCTGACATCCAAAAGAACATTATGCACATGCAAAACGACATTGGCGAGCTTCGAAATTATGTGCTTCCAAAAAGCGAGCTTGAAGACGTGCTTGAGGATTAATGCGTTCTTGAGAAAAACCTTTTTATACATTCCTGTGTTGTCTATTTCGTTGATGACGCCTGATATTATTTCCTATGCGGTAAAAAACGGGTTTATTTGGGGTCCTGAGCCTGAGATTTATGGAGGTTCAGCAGGTTTTTACACGTTTGGTCCGTTGGGTAAGTTGTTAAAGAATAATGCAGAAAACGCGTTGCGCTCTGTTTTTATTAAAAACAATTTTTGGGAAGTTGAGTGTCCGAGCGTGATGCCAAAGCGCGTGTGGGAAGCAAGCGGTCACGTGGGGGGTTTTACTGACCCGCTTATCAAGGATGTTGACGGAAACGTGTATCGCGCTGATAAAATCATTCAGGATTGGGCTGAAAAAAACGGCAAAGACTATGACACGCTGGGCATTAATGAAAAAGACTTTGACCAGTTGCGCCGCGTTATTAGCAAGAACAAAATCAAAGCGCCAAACAGCAAAACCCTTGTGCCTGAAGTGACTGCCCACGATTTGATGATGAAAACCGTGCTTGGCTATGATACAGAAGCATATAATCGCCCGGAAACGGCAACAACCACATACCTGCCTTTTAATCGGTATTACGATTTTTTTAGAAAAAAAGTGCCGTTTGGCGTGTTCCAGATTGGTAAAGCATTTAGAAATGAGATTAGTCCGCGCCAGAACGTGCTTCGCGGTCGTGAGTTTACTCAAGCAGAAGCGCAACTCTTCATCACGCCTGAGTTCGAAAACAAGTTTGAATCCTTTACTGAGGTGAGCAAAAAAGAATTGCCGCTTTGGGATTGGAAAGCGCAAAAAAGCAAGAAGAGTGTTATCTTGCGAACCGTGGGCAATGCAATTGAGAAAAAAATCGTAAAAAAGCAGGCGTACGCGTGGTGTTTGTACGTTGCGTATTGTGCGCTTGAAGAAATGGGTTTTCCAAAAGAAAAAATCAGGTTTAGACAGCATTTTCCTGATGAGATGGCTCACTACGCTGATGACGCGTGGGATTTGGAAGTGAAGACGAACACGTTTGGTTGGGTTGAGGTGTGTGGCGTGCATGACCGTACTGATTATGATTTGAAGCGTCACGCAGAGTTTTCCGGCCAAAAAATGCTCACTGAAGATAAGCGTGTGCCTCACATTCTTGAAATCGCGTTTGGTCCTGACCGCTTAACGTTTTGCTTGATTGATTTATTTGTCAGAGAAGAAAAGGAGCGAACCGTGTTTAAGATTCCTCAAAAAATGGCGCCCATCAAAGCAGCGGTGTTTCCCTTAGTTAAGAAAGACGGTTTGCCTAATCTTGCAAAAAAAGTGTATGAAACCTTGCTTGATGAGGGGATTATTGCATCATTTGATATGACGGGTAGTATTGGTCGCATGTATCGGCGGATGGATGAGAAGGGCACGCCCTATTGCATAACAATTGATTTTGATTCGCTCAAGCAAAAGACCGTGACTGTGCGCGACCGTGACAGCATGAAACAGCGCAGAATAACGATTGACGAGCTTGCTCAATCAATAAAAGAGCTTGTTTTGGGTAAGAAGAAATTCAGTCACGTTGGCAGTGCAGTGACGTAA